The DNA region GCTCGGCACCAATATCGTCACCGGCTCGTCGTCCAGCCGTACTTCTACCGTCCATGCGTCGTCAGGCATGTCGATGGGGCGATCGTCGATCCGGGGGCACAGGCCGCTGGCGTGAAGCGTGACGACGCAGCCTGTTTCCAATCGGGCCGGTGGCGGGCCGGAGAAATGTTCGGCCCACCCCACCATGGCGTCGCGATCGGCTTCGCCGACGAGCAGGATGTCGAGCAGCCTATCCTGCGTGTCCGCCCTTGGCGCGAACGGGAGCCGTGGACCGATTGCGCCAATGTTGAGAATTTCGACAAGCAGCCATGGCCCGTCGAAACGGCGGCCATCAATATCGACGCCGCATACAATCGGCGCGGCCGTACGCAGCGTTTCGCGAAAAGCCGCACGTCCATTTTCACGCTTTTCCTCCGGAGTGTCGGGCAACTCATCCACAAGTTCGATGGATTCATTGAGCGCACCAAGACCTACCGCTTCCAGAAAGCCTTTCCGCCCGAACGGTCCGGTAACGCTGCCTACGGTCAGCCGCTTTTCACGCGCATCGTCGAGAGAAACGATAACGTCTTCAATCGATTGACGAATGCCCAACGCCCTTGCGACATTATTGGACCCGCCCATCGGCAGGATCGCAATGGGGATTGACCGGTCGGGTATCTCAGTGGCGACCGAAGCGACGGTTCCATCGCCGCCAGCGGCGATCGCCATTTCCATGCCGTTCATGCCGGATCGAATATCGTCTCGTCCATGTTCGCAATAGCGGATGGCGAAGCCAGCCTCTTCCAATTGACCCATGAGCGACCGGATCGGCTCGGGCTTTGTTCCCGCATTGGGACTATGGACCAGGAGCGCCTTCACGCGAAATATCTGCCATTCAGCCTGTATCGCGTCGCCAACATATCGATCATAGTTGCGCGCCAAATTCTTCCAAAGCAGCTGTGACGACTTCGACCTTTGCATTGTCCTGCAAATCGATCGACACCGTGATACCGCCAGCAAGAGGGACATCGTCCCTTTCGTCCTGATCGACCGTGTCGCTATCTGCGCCTCCGGTCCGGTTGCCCGCGCTGTTGTCTGGTCCGGATGCCGCCACGAAAATATCGGTGCGTTCGATGCCGATTTCCTGGACCAGCCGTTCCACGGCCATGTCCGCCTGGTCCCGGCTATCGAATGTGCCTGTCAATGTGGTGCTCATGGTGATCCTTTGCTTAGGGCTTGGAATCGGCGCGATCGGCCTCTGGATAATCTTCCGGTTTTACCGTGCCGACGGAGGGACGATCGTCGACATCCTCCTGCGACTTGCCGCCCCCTGTGCGGGGATCGGGATCATCGCCATTGGGTCGAACGTCTCCGGCAGGCCCGCGACGGGGCAGTTCGTCCGATTGACCCTTTTCAGGGTCGAGACCATTTTCGTTTCCAGGCATGATCCTGATCCTTCCGCAACATGAGGGTCGGAGGTGATGCCCCGCCTTTGCATGAAGCGCCGATCAAGCGATCGGTTGCATGTCTTCTACCTTTATTGCAGGAACCACATGCCGCATGGACAGTTGTAATGGAACATATCAAGAACGATGAGGCCATCATGACCGACCATCTCCATAATCCCAAACTCGATGAGCACCCGGCTTCGAACGCGGAAAAAGATCCAGCCAATTGGGTGTCCGGCAATGAACCCATCACCGGCGCACAGGCGTCCTATCTGGCGACTTTGTGCGAAGAAGCGGGTGTGGAATTGCCGACCGGCGACCTAACCAAAGCAGATGCATCGCGGCAGATCGATGAAATGAAGGCGAAGCTTGGGCGAGAGTGAAAGCTTTGGGGTTGGATCATTTTCGATGGTTCGTGACGCAAGTCGCTCACCATGATCGAACTTGTATGGAGCAAGCCAAGCCTGCCACAGTGTCATGTTCAATCCAGCCAAGTTGATGTCGATCAGCCAGATTTTCCAATAGAGTATTGGACCGATCCGACATTCACGCGTTGTCCGCTCATACCCGGAGACAGCCGCCGAACGATCGGAATGCTCCGTGCGGACATCATAAGAATGACTGGAGAATGCCCATGGCGATGGCGACAGACGATGCCCCACCGACGACATCGAAATTGAATGAAGAACGTGCGAGTGGGATCGCGGCAGTGTCCCAAATCAGCGGCGACGACCTGATAGGGCGCTCGGTCACGATCAACCGCCCTCGCGACGAACTCTTCGCCTATTGGCGCGATTTTTCCAATCTGCCATCATTCATGGACAATGTCGAACGGATCGACATCCTGTCCAATACGACCTCGCATTGGGTGGTGAAGGCTCCGGCCGGACGCACCGTGGAATGGGACGCGACCGTTACGGAAGAGAAGGCTGGCGAGTTAATCGCTTGGACTTCTGCCGAAGACGCCGATGTCCCCAATAGCGGCCGCATCGAATTTCGCGATGCAGGCGCGCGTGGCACCATCGTCACGGCAACCATAGCCTATGATCCACCCGTTGGTGTGGTGGGCAAGGTGATCGCCAAGCTGTTCCAGCGCGAACCCGCTATCCAGGCGCGACGCGATCTGCGCCGTTTCAAGCAATTGATGGAGACGGGCGAGGTCGCAACTGCAGCCTTTACCCAAAAGCAACGCGACGAGGAGAGAGCCTGATGCGCGCGCTCACATGGCACGGCAAGCATGACGTCCGGGTCGATACGGTGGACGATCCGGAAATCCTCAACCCGCGAGATGCGATCATCAAGATCACGTCGACAGCGATCTGCGGCTCAGACCTGCATCTTTATGACGGCTATATTCCCACCATGCAGGCGGGCGACATCCTCGGCCATGAATTCATGGGCGAAGTCGTCGAAACCGGTCCCAAGTCCACTTTGCAAAAGGGACAGCGGGTCGTGGTGCCCTTCACCATCGCCTGCGGCAGTTGCTATCATTGCGGCAAGCATCAATATTCCGCCTGCGACAATGGCAATCCGGCCGACAACCAGGACATCGGCCAGGAAATGTATGGCCAGCCGATGTCGGGCCTGTTCGGATACAGCCATTTGACCGGCGGCTATGCAGGGGGCCAGGCCGAATATGTCCGCGTACCCTTCAGCGATGTGGGACCGATCGTCGTGCCGGACGGGCTCGAAGATGACGAAGTGCTGTTTCTGTCGGATATACTGCCGACCGGCTGGCAGGCGGCAGAGAATGCGGACATCGAACCGGGCGACACGGTGGCGGTGTGGGGCTGTGGTCCGGTGGGGCTTTTTGCGGTCCAGTCCGCTTTCATGATGGGCGCGCACCGCGTCATCGCGATCGACCATTTCCCGCATAGGCTGGAACTGGCGAAAAAATTTGGCGCGGAGACGATCAATTTCGAGGAATCGAAGACCTACGAAGCGTTGATGGAAATGACCGGCGGGATCGGGCCTGATGCGGTGATCGACGCGGTAGGCCTGGAAGCCCATGGTTTCTTTGTCGATAATGTGATCGATCAGATCAAAGCATCGCTGTTTCTGGGGACCGATCGCACCCATTCTATCCGGCAGGCCATTCATGCCTGTCGCAAGGGTGGGCGCGTGTCGATGCCAGCCGTCTATGGCGGTTTCGTGGACAAGTTTCCCTTGGGTGCCTTCATGGAGAAGGGGCTGACCCTCAAGACCGGCCAGACGAGCGTACAGCATTATATGCCCGCCCTGCTCAATGCAATTCTTGAGGGGAAGATCGATACAACCTTCCTGATCTCGCATCGCATGGGGCTGGAAGATGCGCCCAAGGGCTACAAGATGTTTCACGACAACCAGAATGAAGTGACCAAGATCGTGCTGAAGCCCGGTCTTGCCGCCGCAGCGCAATAGGAGAGACAAACGTGGCCAATAAATTTGCGATTGTCACCGGTGCCTCCACTGGCATCGGCTTCGAACTTGCCTCCATCGCTGCAGAAAATGGCTATGATTTGCTGGTCGTTGCCGACGAACCGCTGATCGACGCCGCTGCGCAGGATTTCAAGCAGCATGGCGTCGAGGTTATGGCAGTCGAGGCCGATCTTGCAACATTGCAAGGCGTGGATACGCTCCTGGCCGCGTCCAATGGCCGACAAGTCGATCTGCTATGTGCGAATGCCGGGCGCGGGCTGGGTCACGCTTTTCTCGATCAGGATGTGAGCGACTGGCGGCGCGTGATAGACACGAACATCACCGGCACTCTGTATCTGCTGCAACAGGTTCTGAAAGCGATGGTGGCTCGTAACGACGGCAAGGTGTTGATCACCGGATCGATCGCAGGTTTCATTCCAGGTAGCTTCCAGGCTGTTTATAATGGCAGCAAGGCGTTCGTGGACAGCTTTGCCGACGCGATCCGTAACGAGATCAAGGATAGCAAAGGCGTCACCGTCACAACCCTGATGCCAGGGCCGGTCGAGACGGAATTTTTCGATCGCGCCGATATGCTCGACACTAGCGTGGGATCATCCGACAGCAAGAGCGATCCTGCCGACGTAGCGCGCGATGGCTGGGATGCGCTTATGAAGGGCGAAGCGCATATCGTATCCGGGTGGAAGAACAAAGTGCAGGCGGCCGTCGCGCATGTGACGCCCGCGGCTATCTTGGCGGAACAGCATCGAAAGATGGCGGAACCGGGATCGGCCGATGAAGGCTAGAACGCCCTAGGCAAACCTATCGCTTTTGCTCGGTAGACGACGGGACTAGAAGCTGCGCTCCCTTTTCCGCTGAAGAAAATCGATCTACCACATCATCGGATTCACTAAGATGGGTAGTCGGAATTAGAGAGAGGCTGGTCATCCCATCTTTGCTCGCATAATGTTTAGAAGAGATCCGTTGTTACAGCTCAAATCGATGGGGTCTGCAAACGTCGAATTGCGGTAGCCAGCCTTCGCACCGCCGCATCCAAACAAGGTAATTCAGTGGATTGCCGCCAGAACCGGACGTTAAGCAGCCGGGATACAAAAATCCGCTCCTGAATGTCGTATTAGGGTCGACTCGCGACCCGACTCCTTATCGACGCCGCCAGAACAGGAACGCCTGCCCCTGGGACATTTCTACCGGTCGTGGGGAGTACGTCGATGGCCGGTTTTGTCTTGCAAGCCGACATGCAATGGGCCGATCGTCAGCGCAGAACGACAGTGCGTGCGCTGCTTGCTCATGGGCAGCTTTAGGATGGGCATCGAGGTCCTCAAGGGCCCGAGCTACGCGCAGGCCCAGGCGGTCTGGTAGCCGAGGGCCTTCAAGACGATGGGCGATGCCGATCCGGTCAGCATCCCGCTTCCGAAACTGTACCTGTGCCTTGTCACCGCGCCCGGCTATGCACAGTCCTGCCGGATGCACGCGACACTTTAAACACGGCGCGGCGGGCGCTTTTCAGCGCTCCGGCAGCCAAGCCACAGCTCGTGCCCGATGGCATCGCGCGCCGAAGGCTCGCTCCGCGTCTCGCAGTATTGAGGGCGGCGTCAGATGCATCGGCGGCAGCAGTTGCCCTGACACGATTGCGCCAATATCGTGGCAGGACCTTCTGGCGGAGCACTTTGTGGACGGCATTGACGACCTGCGGCAGTTCGAGAATGAGGCGGACACCGCGATTGCCGCGATGCCGATCATGGCGCTTCCCGCCCGGGCGGTCTTGGCGGGACTGCATTATTTCCTCTGGGTCACCCAGCATGCAGGCCTGCTCGACCTGGACCCGCAACCGGGGGTTTCCGAGACCGCGATACGGCGCATGGGATACCTGCTGCCGCTATTGGTGCGGCGCCAGGCCGAACCCTTTGGAGCCTCAGCCCGCGACGCTCTGGACGGATTCTTGGAAGCGGATCCCACGGGCGAGCAGATGGCGCAGCTGCTGAGCTACGCGCATTTCAGCGAGTTCATGCCGGAGGCCCACAAGAAATACTATACGGTCACGACCATCAGGGAGGGGTTTCGCCTCGTCCTGCGCAGCGAATGGTTTGAGCAGATGCAGGCGCGCGATATCCTGCTCAGCGAGCTTGCGCTCGTGTTCCCGTTCCCGGCGAAGAAGGAGCTGGATCCTGTCCTGCGCGAGATCGTGCGGGATCTCCCGGATGCGAACTGGGACCTGGTCGGCCCGTTGCTGGGCCGCAAGATCGAAGCGCTGCTCTTCTCGCTCGCCGAGCCCAACCT from Sphingobium sp. HWE2-09 includes:
- a CDS encoding DUF3072 domain-containing protein, with protein sequence MTDHLHNPKLDEHPASNAEKDPANWVSGNEPITGAQASYLATLCEEAGVELPTGDLTKADASRQIDEMKAKLGRE
- a CDS encoding SDR family NAD(P)-dependent oxidoreductase, encoding MANKFAIVTGASTGIGFELASIAAENGYDLLVVADEPLIDAAAQDFKQHGVEVMAVEADLATLQGVDTLLAASNGRQVDLLCANAGRGLGHAFLDQDVSDWRRVIDTNITGTLYLLQQVLKAMVARNDGKVLITGSIAGFIPGSFQAVYNGSKAFVDSFADAIRNEIKDSKGVTVTTLMPGPVETEFFDRADMLDTSVGSSDSKSDPADVARDGWDALMKGEAHIVSGWKNKVQAAVAHVTPAAILAEQHRKMAEPGSADEG
- a CDS encoding zinc-dependent alcohol dehydrogenase, whose translation is MRALTWHGKHDVRVDTVDDPEILNPRDAIIKITSTAICGSDLHLYDGYIPTMQAGDILGHEFMGEVVETGPKSTLQKGQRVVVPFTIACGSCYHCGKHQYSACDNGNPADNQDIGQEMYGQPMSGLFGYSHLTGGYAGGQAEYVRVPFSDVGPIVVPDGLEDDEVLFLSDILPTGWQAAENADIEPGDTVAVWGCGPVGLFAVQSAFMMGAHRVIAIDHFPHRLELAKKFGAETINFEESKTYEALMEMTGGIGPDAVIDAVGLEAHGFFVDNVIDQIKASLFLGTDRTHSIRQAIHACRKGGRVSMPAVYGGFVDKFPLGAFMEKGLTLKTGQTSVQHYMPALLNAILEGKIDTTFLISHRMGLEDAPKGYKMFHDNQNEVTKIVLKPGLAAAAQ
- a CDS encoding diacylglycerol/lipid kinase family protein, with the protein product MKALLVHSPNAGTKPEPIRSLMGQLEEAGFAIRYCEHGRDDIRSGMNGMEMAIAAGGDGTVASVATEIPDRSIPIAILPMGGSNNVARALGIRQSIEDVIVSLDDAREKRLTVGSVTGPFGRKGFLEAVGLGALNESIELVDELPDTPEEKRENGRAAFRETLRTAAPIVCGVDIDGRRFDGPWLLVEILNIGAIGPRLPFAPRADTQDRLLDILLVGEADRDAMVGWAEHFSGPPPARLETGCVVTLHASGLCPRIDDRPIDMPDDAWTVEVRLDDEPVTILVPSSMMGHDDAAC
- a CDS encoding SRPBCC family protein: MAMATDDAPPTTSKLNEERASGIAAVSQISGDDLIGRSVTINRPRDELFAYWRDFSNLPSFMDNVERIDILSNTTSHWVVKAPAGRTVEWDATVTEEKAGELIAWTSAEDADVPNSGRIEFRDAGARGTIVTATIAYDPPVGVVGKVIAKLFQREPAIQARRDLRRFKQLMETGEVATAAFTQKQRDEERA